One stretch of Caballeronia sp. Lep1P3 DNA includes these proteins:
- a CDS encoding VOC family protein gives MSQILALRPFVPAKDFSLSKRFYEALGFRITHEDERMAMLKTESFSFILQNFYAKEFAENCMLQLLVRDVDAWWQQTTPEALAGPFQVNAARAPSMQSWGMKVGFIFDPSGVLWHVAEVPF, from the coding sequence ATGAGCCAGATTCTCGCCTTGCGCCCTTTCGTGCCGGCCAAAGACTTTTCTCTTTCCAAGCGCTTTTACGAAGCACTCGGTTTTCGCATCACGCATGAAGACGAGCGCATGGCCATGCTCAAGACCGAGAGCTTCAGTTTCATTCTTCAAAATTTCTATGCGAAAGAGTTCGCAGAAAACTGCATGCTGCAACTGCTCGTTCGCGATGTGGACGCATGGTGGCAGCAGACAACTCCGGAAGCGCTCGCCGGACCATTCCAGGTGAACGCCGCGCGTGCGCCATCGATGCAAAGCTGGGGCATGAAAGTCGGCTTCATTTTCGATCCATCCGGCGTGTTATGGCATGTCGCCGAAGTGCCGTTCTGA
- a CDS encoding NAD(P)-dependent alcohol dehydrogenase produces MEALVLEEARRISLRPFSLPQVVGPRDVRIRIHTVGICGSDVHYYQHGRIGPFVVNEPMVLGHEASGTVVEVGEEVTHLKAGDRVCMEPGVPDMESRASREGMYNLDPKVRFWATPPVHGCLAPFVVHPAAFTYRLPDNVSFAEGAIVEPLSIGLQAAKKAAIKPGDVAVVLGAGTIGMMCALAALAGGCSRAIVCDLVQEKLDLIAGVQGVTAVNIREQRVADVIAQLTDGWGANIVIEASGNEKAFEGIVDLLCPGGCLVLVGMPQRAIALDVVALQIKEARIESVFRYANIFPRAIQLIASGKLDVKPFISRTFPFAEGIKAFEEAASGVPTDVKVQIVME; encoded by the coding sequence ATGGAAGCACTGGTTCTCGAAGAAGCGCGCCGCATCAGCCTGCGTCCTTTCAGCTTGCCGCAGGTGGTCGGCCCGCGCGATGTGCGAATCCGTATTCATACGGTCGGCATATGCGGCAGTGACGTGCATTACTATCAACATGGACGCATCGGTCCATTCGTCGTCAATGAGCCGATGGTGCTGGGCCACGAGGCGTCGGGCACCGTCGTCGAGGTCGGCGAAGAGGTCACGCATCTGAAGGCCGGCGACCGCGTGTGCATGGAACCCGGCGTGCCCGACATGGAATCGCGGGCCTCGCGCGAAGGCATGTACAACCTCGATCCCAAGGTGCGCTTTTGGGCGACGCCGCCCGTGCATGGCTGCCTTGCGCCTTTCGTCGTGCATCCGGCTGCCTTCACTTATAGGCTGCCGGACAACGTGAGTTTTGCGGAAGGCGCGATTGTCGAGCCGCTGTCCATCGGCCTGCAGGCGGCAAAGAAGGCCGCGATCAAACCGGGCGACGTGGCCGTCGTGCTCGGGGCGGGGACCATCGGCATGATGTGCGCGCTCGCTGCGCTCGCCGGTGGCTGCAGCCGCGCGATCGTCTGCGATCTCGTACAGGAGAAGCTCGATCTGATCGCGGGCGTGCAGGGCGTGACGGCAGTGAACATCCGCGAGCAGCGAGTCGCCGATGTGATCGCTCAACTCACCGATGGCTGGGGCGCCAATATCGTCATCGAAGCAAGCGGTAATGAGAAGGCTTTCGAGGGCATCGTCGATCTGCTTTGTCCCGGTGGATGCCTCGTGCTCGTCGGCATGCCGCAACGCGCGATTGCGCTCGATGTCGTCGCGCTGCAGATCAAGGAGGCGCGCATCGAGTCCGTCTTCCGTTACGCGAACATCTTTCCGCGCGCCATTCAACTCATTGCGTCGGGCAAGCTCGATGTCAAGCCGTTCATTTCCCGCACGTTTCCTTTTGCAGAAGGCATCAAGGCATTCGAAGAAGCGGCAAGCGGCGTGCCCACCGATGTGAAAGTGCAGATCGTCATGGAATGA
- a CDS encoding SDR family oxidoreductase: protein MTTIDRNREFEGKTALVTGAGKGIGHATVHVLIERGARVIALSRSEADLDALREETGCETIAVDLADASAARDAARAAQPVDLLVNCAGLVELQPFIDTTVDAFDLTMNVNVRAAMIVAQECARSMIARGKGGAIVNVSSVSATVGLPLHASYCASKGALDAMTRVMAVELGPHGIRVNAVNPVITMTPMAEKAWSDPVKSAPMLARIPLARFVQPVEVARTIAYLLSDDSSMVSGVSLAIDGGFQAG, encoded by the coding sequence ATGACGACGATCGATCGTAACCGCGAATTCGAGGGCAAGACAGCGCTCGTGACGGGCGCGGGCAAGGGCATCGGCCACGCGACGGTGCATGTGCTGATCGAGCGTGGCGCGCGTGTGATCGCGTTGAGCCGAAGCGAGGCGGACCTCGATGCGCTTCGAGAAGAAACCGGCTGCGAGACCATCGCCGTCGATCTAGCGGATGCCAGTGCCGCACGCGATGCGGCGCGCGCGGCGCAGCCCGTCGATTTACTCGTCAATTGCGCGGGCCTCGTCGAATTGCAGCCGTTCATCGATACCACGGTCGATGCCTTCGACCTCACGATGAACGTGAACGTGCGCGCGGCGATGATCGTCGCGCAGGAATGCGCAAGGAGCATGATCGCGCGCGGCAAGGGCGGTGCGATCGTCAATGTGTCGAGCGTGTCGGCGACGGTCGGCTTGCCGTTGCATGCGTCGTATTGCGCATCGAAAGGCGCGCTCGACGCCATGACGCGCGTGATGGCCGTCGAGCTCGGGCCGCACGGCATCCGCGTCAATGCAGTGAACCCGGTTATCACCATGACGCCGATGGCCGAGAAAGCGTGGAGCGACCCGGTGAAGTCGGCGCCGATGCTCGCCCGCATTCCACTTGCTCGCTTCGTGCAGCCCGTCGAGGTTGCGCGAACGATCGCCTACTTGCTAAGCGACGATTCGAGCATGGTGAGCGGCGTCAGCCTTGCGATAGACGGCGGCTTTCAGGCGGGATGA
- a CDS encoding sugar-binding transcriptional regulator, which yields MSKTAPPIAIAEPDESIDSEEELQARVAWHYYVGNLTQQEIAQRIGSNRVRVNRLLAASRESGLVQITINSKIAPCVALEDALEKRFGLECAVVVPTGANNEANNAALGIGGATYFARQIVAGQTIGLGWGRTIRAVLRAMPQRGYGAVSAVSLQGGLSHCPSINTFDIVSDFANICRADGYLFAAPIYVSSQKARDVILQEETVRETYELARNADLALLTCGDLTESLVVSYGIDNPEQLRTLQKAGAVGDMLGHFMDEDGELIDHPLNRRTVAITLEDLRKIRRVILVSGGTKKFHVTRAALRGRYPSVLVTDEDTARRLCDEP from the coding sequence ATGAGCAAGACAGCACCGCCCATCGCGATTGCGGAACCGGACGAGTCCATCGACTCGGAAGAGGAATTGCAGGCGCGCGTGGCATGGCATTACTACGTCGGCAATCTCACGCAGCAGGAGATCGCGCAGCGCATCGGCAGCAATCGCGTGCGCGTGAACCGGCTGCTTGCGGCGAGCCGCGAATCGGGTCTCGTGCAGATCACCATCAACAGCAAGATCGCGCCGTGCGTGGCGCTCGAAGATGCGCTCGAGAAGCGCTTCGGCCTCGAATGTGCCGTCGTCGTGCCGACGGGCGCGAACAACGAGGCGAACAATGCGGCGCTCGGCATCGGAGGCGCGACGTACTTCGCGAGGCAGATCGTCGCCGGGCAAACCATCGGCCTCGGCTGGGGCCGCACGATTCGCGCGGTCTTGCGCGCCATGCCGCAGCGCGGTTATGGCGCGGTGTCGGCGGTATCGCTGCAAGGTGGCTTGTCGCATTGTCCGAGCATCAATACGTTCGACATCGTCTCCGACTTCGCGAACATCTGCCGCGCGGATGGCTATCTTTTTGCCGCGCCCATCTACGTGAGCAGTCAGAAGGCACGCGATGTGATCCTTCAGGAAGAGACCGTGCGCGAAACCTATGAGCTTGCGCGCAACGCGGACCTCGCGTTGCTGACATGCGGCGATCTGACTGAATCGCTCGTCGTGAGTTATGGCATCGACAACCCCGAGCAATTGCGCACGCTTCAGAAAGCGGGCGCGGTGGGCGACATGCTCGGGCACTTCATGGATGAAGACGGCGAGTTGATCGATCATCCGTTGAACCGCCGCACCGTCGCCATCACGCTCGAAGATTTGCGCAAGATTCGCCGCGTGATCCTGGTGAGCGGCGGAACCAAGAAGTTTCATGTGACGCGAGCGGCGTTGCGCGGGCGTTATCCCTCGGTTCTCGTGACCGATGAAGACACCGCCCGGCGCCTCTGCGACGAACCCTGA